One Helicobacter pylori NCTC 11637 = CCUG 17874 = ATCC 43504 = JCM 12093 genomic window, AAGATTTACCGGAATTTGCTTTAACAATTCCATTAACAACATTAATAAGTTGTTCCATGTATTCTTGCTTCTGATCTGAATGCATGACTAAACAGCACCAAACAGTCAGTATTACCCACAAAAAAAATGACTCTAAAATCAAAGAAATACCGAAAACTCCACCTCCTGAAAAAACAAAAGCAAAAATATTATAACCAAAAATGATCCAAAGAATAAAGCTGAATACAGCCGAAAAAATCCTATCTCTCAAGAAAAAAGCTACCCATGGAAAAAATACAGCTAATGTATAAATCACAATTGACTCCTTTAATTTGATTTCTACCGCTCGCTCAAATCCCACCAACCCCCTTTTTTAGTGAAGTGATTAGTGATTAGTGATTAGTAATTAGTAATTACAGCATCATTTTTAAATTTAGGCATAAAACGCCCTCAATTCAAGGGTTTTTGAGCGAGCTTTTTGCTCAAAGAATCCAAGATAGCGTTTAAAAATTTAGGGGTGTTAGGCTCAGCGTAGAGTTTGCCAAGCTCTATGCATTCGTTGATGATGATAGGGTTTTGCGTGGGCGTGAAGCCAATTTCATACGCCCCTAAGCGTAAAATCGCCTTTTCCATGCTCCCTAATCGCTTGAAATCCCAGTCTTTTAAATGCGGTTCAATGAGAGCATCAATTTCATTGATTCTTTCTAACACGCCATTAAAAAGGCTTAAAGCGAAAGCGAGCTGGTTGTTTTTAATCTTTTTTTCTTCTAACATGCTAGAAGCGATTTTTTTAATTTCTTCATTACCGCTCTCAAACGCATACAACAATTCAACCACAGCCCCCCTGGCTTGAGTTCGTGTCGCCATTTTAACCCTTGAGAGTTTGGCACAAGCTCAACAATTCAATGAGGGTGCTCATCGCTTCAAAGCCCTTATTGCCGGCTTTACTGCCCGCTCTTTCAATCGCTTGTTCAATATTGTCTGTGGTCAGCACGCCAAAGCTTACCGGCATGCTGTATTTGAGCATCGCATGGGCAATGCCCTTAGTCGCTTCCGCGCTCACATAGTCAAAATGCGGAGTCCCCCCTCTAATAATCGCTCCTAAAACGCACACGCCATCGTATTTTTCGCTCCCTAACAACCTCTCTAAAATGAAAGGCAATTCATAAGCCCCAGGCACCAGCACGATGTCTAAAAGATTCTCATCGCCCCCATGCCTTTTAAAGCAGTCCATCGCCCCTTCTTTTAATCTGTCTGTGATGATATGATTGAAGCGCGATGTTAAAATAGCGACTCTTTCATTCCCTTGCAATTGCAATTTCCCTTCTATGATTCGCATGAAATTCCTTTAAAATAAATTTTGGATTTTTAACATGTCGGTTACTAAGTGTTCTAGCTCGCTAGGTTTTAGCATGTTCGCCCCATCGCTTAGGGCGTTTTTAGGATCAACATGCGTTTCAGCGAACAACCCATCAATCCCCACCGCCGCCGCCGCTCTGGCTAAAATAGGGGCAAAAGAGCTGTCTCCCGAACTTTTCCCGTTCGCTCCCCCTGGCATTTGCACGCTATGGGTAGCGTCAAAAATCACAGGGGCAAACTCTCGCATGATTTTTAAAGAGCGCATATCCACCACTAAATTCCCATACCCAAAGCTACTCCCCCTTTCACACAGCCACACGCCATTTTTTAACGCTGTTTCATAAGTGGGGCTTTGAATGCTGCTATCCCTTGTTTTAAGGGCTTTTAGAACAGAATATTGCATGTCTTTTGGGTTCATGAATTGCCCTTTTTTGATATTGATAATAGCGTTAGTTTGGCTCACTTTTACAATCAGGTCCGTTTGGCGGCACAAAAACGCCGGGATTTGTAAAATATCCGCTACTTTGGCCGCTGTGCTTGCTTGATAGCTCTCATGCACATCGGTTAAAATTTTATAACCAAATTCCTCTTTGATAATTTGTAACATTTCTAGGCCTTTTTCTAAACCAGGCCCTCTGTAACTCTCTAAACTCGTGCGGTTCGCCTTATCAAAACTCGCTTTAAAATAAAAATCCAATCGCTCGTTGTTGGCTAGGGGTTGCAATTTAATAGCGATACTTCTTAGATTTTCTAAGCTCTCAATGACGCATGGGCCAGCGATTAAAACGGATTTGGGGGTTTTTGTTTTAGAAGTTTTCATGACTTTTCCTTTGTTTAATGGTTTCTTCAATCGGCTCAAAAAAATGGCTTTCAAAATTATAATTATAAATCCTGCCTGTTTCTATGATGTAGTGCCAACCAAAAATTTTTAATTCGTTATTTATCACTCTTTCTTGAATGAAATCATAGCTTAAGAGGTTGTTGAGTTGCAAGAGCACGTTCAAACGCTCTGTAAGCCATGAACGCTTGGCGAAATGGTTGCTGAATTGTGGGTGGTTTTTTAACTCTTCTTTGATAGGCTCTAAAAATTGTATCCAGTCTGCAATGTAAGGGGTTTTAGCTTTGGTGGTTTCATCATTAATTGAATGAATGCTCCCGCAAGCCCCACAATCGCTATGCCCGCAAATGATTAAGTTTTGAACGCCCACATGCACAATAGCGTATTCAATGCTCGCAATAGTAGAAAGGGACTCTTTATGGCTTGTTTTAGGGGGGATCACATTGCCCATGTTGCGGATCACATACAATTCGCCCGGTTTGGTGCCAGTGATTAGATTAGGCACGACTCGTGAATCCACGCAAGAAATGAACAAAGTGTGGGGCTTTTGCTTGGTTTTTAAGCTCTCATAAAGCTCTTTAAGCTCTTCGTATTCATTCTCTTGAAACTCTAACGCTCCTAAAAACGCTTCCACTCTTTAACCCTTAATCTCATTTGATTAAAATTCGTTTGTTTTTAAAACGCTTATCATAGCTAAAAATCTTGCATTTCTTTTTGTTATAATGGCGTTATTTTACACTTTAAAGGGCTTTCATGCAATTATGTGTCGCATTGGATTTAGAAAAAAAAGAGGACAATCTTTCTTTATTGCAAGAATTAAAGGGCTTAGATTTATGGGCTAAGGTGGGGCTTAGATCTTTTATAAGAGACGGGGCTGTTTTTTTAGATGAAATCAGAAAGATTGATGGGAATTTTAAGATTTTTTTGGATTTGAAGCTCTATGATATTCCTTATACCATGGCAAATGCCGCTCTAGAATGCGCGAAATTAGAAATTGACATGCTCACCGTGCATTTGAGCAGCGCTAAAAGCGCGCTAACCATTTTAATGCAACGCTTAAACGCTCTTAAAAAACGCCCTTTAATCATGGGCGTGAGCGCTTTAACCAGCTTTAGCGAAGAGGAATTTTTGATGGTGTATAACGCTCCTTTAAAAACGCAAGCGATCAAATTAAGCGCTATGGGTAAAGAGAGCGGGATTGATGGGGTGGTGTGTTCGGTGTTTGAAAGTTTGGCGATTAAAGAGGCTTTAGGTCAAGGCTTTTTGACTTTAACCCCTGGCATAAGGCTGGATAAAAATGATAAAGAAGATCAAGAAAGGGTGGCGAACGCTAAAGAAGCTAAACAAAATTTAAGCGATTTTATCGTAGTGGGCCGCCCCATTTATCAGGCTAAAGAGCCTAGAGAAGTGGTTTTAGAGCTTTTAAAGGATTGTTAAATGCGCGTGTTAGAAACGATTGCTGCTTTAAGAGAGTATCGTAAAAATTTGAAAGAAAGCGTGGGGTTTGTGCCGACTATGGGGGCTTTACACAAAGGGCATCAAAGCTTGATAGAAAGGAGTTTGAAAGAAAATTCCCACACGATTGTGAGCGTTTTTGTCAACCCCACGCAATTTGGGGCTAACGAAGATTTTAACGCTTACCCGCGCCCTTTAGAAAAGGATTTGGCTTTGTGTGAAGGACTAGGCGTTAATGCGGTGTTTACGCCTAAAATTGGCGAAATGTATCCCTATGAAATAGAGCAACGCCTGAAACTCTATGCTCCTAAATTTTTATCTAGCTCTTTAGAGGGAGCGGTGCGTCATGGGCATTTTGATGGGGTGGTTCAGGTCGTGTTAAAATTGTTCCATCTTATCAATCCCACTAGAGCGTATTTTGGCAAAAAGGACGCCCAACAGCTTTTAATCATTGAGCATTTAGTTAAAGATTTGCTTTTAGACATTGAAATAGTGCCATGCGAGATTGCGCGCGATAGCGATAATTTGGCTTTAAGCTCTAGGAATGTGTATTTGAATGCAACACAAAGAAAACAAGCCCTAGCCATTCCAAAAGCTCTAGAAAACATCAAGCAAGCCATAGATAAGGGCGAAAAAGCGTGCGAAAAGCTTAAAAAACTAGGGCTTGAAATTTTAGAAACCTTGGAAGTGGATTATTTGGAATTTTGCAACCACAAGCTGGAGCCTTTAAAGATCATAGAGCCAACTAACACGCTCATTTTGGTGGCGGCTCGTGTGGGTAAAACCAGGCTTTTAGACAATTTATGGGTGTAGTTTGGAATTTTTGTGGCGACCCTTGAAAGATTTGAACTTCCGTTTCCACCGTGAAAGGGTGGTATCCTTGGCCACTAGATGAAAGGGTCATTTTTAACGATTGACTATTATTTGAAAATAAAGCGTAGGAAATGATTTAAAAAGCACTTGGTGGCGGAGCGGACGGGACTCGAACCCGCGACCCCCTGCGTGACAGGCAGATATTCTAACCAGCTGAACTACCGCTCCCTATCCAAAATCCATAGCCTAAAAATGCATGCTTTAGTCATGGTGGTCGCTATAAGACTCGAACTTATGACATCTACCTTGTAAGGGTAGCGCTCTACCAACTGAGCTAAGCGACCAAAATATTGAGATAAAATCCAACTAAACTAAAAGAGTGGTGACTCCTAGGGGATTTGAACCCCTGTAACCACCGTGAAAGGGTGGTATCCTAACCACTAGATGAAGGAGCCACGATGCTCATGGTGACCCGTGTTGGATTTGAACCAACGGCCCATTCCTTAAAAGGGAATTGCTCTACCAACTGAGCTAACGGGTCTCACAAAAAGATAATGATACAATTTTTTTTAACGCTTGTCAAGAATAATTGAAAAATATTGCGGTTTTCATAGAAACGAAACGCTCTTAAAACGGCATAACAGCTTTTGCTTAAATAAAAACTTGGTTTTATGCTATAAGGATCACAATAGATGCGTTTTGGTTATTGGTTAGTATTGTTTTTGGGGTTTTAAAAAAGCTTTGTTTTTATCAAGATCTAACAAACCTTATTAGGATTTAATGCTTTTTTGTTTAAAAAATTTCATTGTTAAAAAATGGGGTTTTGTTTTATTGTTTTAGATCTTATTTTGTTGTAAAACGCATTTTCTTAAAGTTCTTAAAGTTCTTAAAGTTTTATTTTATTTTCTTAAAGGGATAGGGGTGGATTTTACGCTTGACCCCCAAAAAAAGGTTCAAAAAAAAGGCTTCAAAAGAAACCCCTTAAAAAGGGAGTTCCACAAAGGGTTTAACGCAAGCTTTTAATACGCAAACACATAATTCAAATACACGCTATAGAGTCTGCGGTATTCTAGTTGAGTGCCTAGCAAAGAATAGTAATTCGTGTTGATCGTGGGGATCTTCACGCCTAGTTCCACGCCATGTTGAGCCGCATGATCGCTCGCTTTCTTTTTGTTTTTAGCCAGATTCATTCTCAAGCCCAAGTTGAATAAGAATTGGAAATTCGCCACATTCATTTTAGCGCTA contains:
- the nusB gene encoding transcription antitermination factor NusB, translated to MATRTQARGAVVELLYAFESGNEEIKKIASSMLEEKKIKNNQLAFALSLFNGVLERINEIDALIEPHLKDWDFKRLGSMEKAILRLGAYEIGFTPTQNPIIINECIELGKLYAEPNTPKFLNAILDSLSKKLAQKPLN
- the ribH gene encoding 6,7-dimethyl-8-ribityllumazine synthase; this translates as MRIIEGKLQLQGNERVAILTSRFNHIITDRLKEGAMDCFKRHGGDENLLDIVLVPGAYELPFILERLLGSEKYDGVCVLGAIIRGGTPHFDYVSAEATKGIAHAMLKYSMPVSFGVLTTDNIEQAIERAGSKAGNKGFEAMSTLIELLSLCQTLKG
- the kdsA gene encoding 3-deoxy-8-phosphooctulonate synthase — translated: MKTSKTKTPKSVLIAGPCVIESLENLRSIAIKLQPLANNERLDFYFKASFDKANRTSLESYRGPGLEKGLEMLQIIKEEFGYKILTDVHESYQASTAAKVADILQIPAFLCRQTDLIVKVSQTNAIINIKKGQFMNPKDMQYSVLKALKTRDSSIQSPTYETALKNGVWLCERGSSFGYGNLVVDMRSLKIMREFAPVIFDATHSVQMPGGANGKSSGDSSFAPILARAAAAVGIDGLFAETHVDPKNALSDGANMLKPSELEHLVTDMLKIQNLF
- a CDS encoding carbonic anhydrase translates to MEAFLGALEFQENEYEELKELYESLKTKQKPHTLFISCVDSRVVPNLITGTKPGELYVIRNMGNVIPPKTSHKESLSTIASIEYAIVHVGVQNLIICGHSDCGACGSIHSINDETTKAKTPYIADWIQFLEPIKEELKNHPQFSNHFAKRSWLTERLNVLLQLNNLLSYDFIQERVINNELKIFGWHYIIETGRIYNYNFESHFFEPIEETIKQRKSHENF
- the pyrF gene encoding orotidine-5'-phosphate decarboxylase; this translates as MQLCVALDLEKKEDNLSLLQELKGLDLWAKVGLRSFIRDGAVFLDEIRKIDGNFKIFLDLKLYDIPYTMANAALECAKLEIDMLTVHLSSAKSALTILMQRLNALKKRPLIMGVSALTSFSEEEFLMVYNAPLKTQAIKLSAMGKESGIDGVVCSVFESLAIKEALGQGFLTLTPGIRLDKNDKEDQERVANAKEAKQNLSDFIVVGRPIYQAKEPREVVLELLKDC
- the panC gene encoding pantoate--beta-alanine ligase; this encodes MRVLETIAALREYRKNLKESVGFVPTMGALHKGHQSLIERSLKENSHTIVSVFVNPTQFGANEDFNAYPRPLEKDLALCEGLGVNAVFTPKIGEMYPYEIEQRLKLYAPKFLSSSLEGAVRHGHFDGVVQVVLKLFHLINPTRAYFGKKDAQQLLIIEHLVKDLLLDIEIVPCEIARDSDNLALSSRNVYLNATQRKQALAIPKALENIKQAIDKGEKACEKLKKLGLEILETLEVDYLEFCNHKLEPLKIIEPTNTLILVAARVGKTRLLDNLWV